In a single window of the Acyrthosiphon pisum isolate AL4f chromosome X, pea_aphid_22Mar2018_4r6ur, whole genome shotgun sequence genome:
- the LOC103309916 gene encoding uncharacterized protein LOC103309916, which translates to MFQCPICDVFLRSQESHKTLEVLEISSLLEFIHKHVDIVSTPGNTPCNEQLTLFNYLGLCVTSKYKTTVVHELAKRTNLLKSFETVEPKIIDFFKCNYCLYETNLIFALSAHMTSKHQYLKCDSKKKPFLYRLFCHRRLNKRKQLPRQLLRHLDACINKLSELPITNNPPRQPSRQLICECCDEGFDSLIELEKHIWGHAKK; encoded by the exons ATGTTTCAATGTCCAATTTGTGATGTGTTTCTCCGAAGTCAAGAGTCACACAAAACACTTGAAGTTTTAGAGATTTCCTCGCTGCTTGAGTTCATACATAAACATGTGGATATTGTTTCTACTCCAGGAAATACGCCTTGTAATGAACAGTTAaccctatttaattatttgggaCTTTGcgtaacatcaaaatataaaacaacagtaGTCCATGAATTGGCCAAAAGAacaaatttgttaaaatcatttGAGACTGTAGAACCTAAGATTATTGACttctttaaatgtaattattgccT gtATGAAACTAATCTTATATTTGCTTTGTCGGCTCACATGACCTCCAAACATCAATATCTAAAATGTGATTCTAAAAAAAAGCCATTTTTATATCGATTGTTTTGCCATCGCAGGTTAAATAAACGTAAACAACTGCCTCGACAATTGCTCAGACATTTGGAcgcttgtataaataaattaagtgaaTTACCAATTACCAATAACCCACCTAGACAACCGAGTAGACAACTTATATGTGAATGTTGCGATGAAGGTTTTGATTCATTGATAGaacttgaaaaacatatttGGGGACATGCAAAAAAGTAA